A region from the Bdellovibrio bacteriovorus genome encodes:
- a CDS encoding esterase-like activity of phytase family protein, whose product MLKACGIFFSLLLGFQAQALHLEYVGETSIKNAEKFKKTTIGGLSGIVWSGTSLYAVSDDRGRFGEPRFYEFELSIEKKLVTLKPKDVQFIKNLPKYEGKEDALDAEGLALLPSGDCVISSEGNNNAKPRQMPRLFRVSKDGKWKNDLPLPDKFLPELTGQQKKGTQNNVAFEGLTSFADGKFLYAATESPLLQESSFVDKSSAGAWIRIIKFEDKGSEGYKVAAEYAYNLEAVSSTDKGHEVFRGVSEILALSENKLIVMERGVRVSPKNLIAKTTKLYLADLTSATDVSKLAQLGEGPFKGASKTALIDFETDLTKSRPGKSVENFEAMAWGPKLADGRRSLLVMVDDNFSKKEVTELLVFAVEGE is encoded by the coding sequence ATGCTTAAAGCCTGCGGGATTTTCTTCAGTTTACTTCTGGGGTTCCAAGCACAGGCTTTGCATTTGGAATATGTCGGCGAAACTTCCATAAAAAATGCAGAGAAATTTAAGAAGACCACGATCGGTGGTCTTTCCGGCATTGTCTGGTCGGGAACTTCTCTTTACGCGGTTTCGGATGATCGCGGTCGCTTTGGTGAACCGCGTTTTTATGAATTTGAACTTTCCATCGAAAAGAAATTGGTCACTCTTAAACCGAAAGACGTGCAGTTCATTAAGAACCTCCCGAAGTATGAAGGCAAAGAAGATGCTTTGGATGCCGAGGGCTTGGCGCTTTTGCCTAGCGGAGATTGTGTTATTTCCTCTGAAGGCAATAATAACGCGAAACCTCGACAGATGCCGCGCCTTTTTCGTGTGTCTAAAGACGGGAAGTGGAAAAATGATCTTCCATTGCCTGATAAGTTTTTGCCCGAGCTGACGGGTCAACAGAAAAAGGGCACGCAAAACAACGTCGCCTTTGAAGGCCTTACTTCTTTTGCCGACGGAAAATTCCTTTATGCAGCTACAGAGTCGCCTTTGCTTCAGGAGAGCTCTTTCGTCGACAAGAGTTCGGCGGGTGCCTGGATTCGTATTATCAAATTTGAAGATAAAGGATCTGAGGGATATAAAGTGGCGGCCGAGTATGCCTATAACTTAGAGGCCGTCAGCAGTACGGACAAAGGGCACGAAGTTTTTCGTGGGGTTTCAGAGATTCTGGCCTTATCCGAAAATAAACTGATTGTTATGGAAAGAGGTGTGCGGGTTTCCCCGAAAAATCTGATAGCGAAGACGACGAAGCTTTATCTGGCTGATTTAACATCCGCGACAGATGTTTCGAAGCTGGCCCAGCTAGGGGAGGGGCCGTTCAAAGGGGCGTCCAAAACCGCATTAATTGATTTTGAAACCGATCTCACAAAATCTCGGCCTGGAAAGAGTGTAGAAAATTTCGAAGCCATGGCCTGGGGACCGAAATTAGCAGACGGACGGCGCTCTCTTCTGGTAATGGTAGACGATAATTTTTCGAAGAAAGAAGTGACCGAGCTTTTGGTCTTTGCCGTTGAAGGTGAGTGA
- a CDS encoding aromatic ring-hydroxylating oxygenase subunit alpha, translated as MYTGFLKNVWYVGLPSSELAVGKSQARKIMNEPIVFFRNSKGTVSAVRDICPHRGIPLSFGRVVEDTIECPYHGWKFDGSGMCTEIPSLCPGQDLNPNKIKVRSYPVHEAQGLIWIFIGDKDYDMSKAPQIPVMKAFGNDVKPKLTYVVNFPCHVDHAVIGLMDPAHGPYVHKSWFWRSEKTMLEKRKKFAPVNYGFQMVRHQPSKNSKAYKILGGTPTTEITFTLPCIRVEHIEVGPRNFYSYTALTPVDEKNTRVTQLAYWDIPWLTLLKPAINQFSKTFLGQDMDAVTKQQEGLKYDPSLMLIKDADTQAKWYYSLKTEYHDHLEQKRDFNHPVKETELRWRS; from the coding sequence ATGTATACCGGTTTTTTAAAGAATGTTTGGTACGTGGGTTTACCTAGCAGCGAATTGGCTGTGGGAAAGTCTCAGGCTCGTAAAATCATGAATGAACCCATCGTCTTTTTCCGTAATTCTAAAGGAACAGTTTCTGCTGTTCGGGATATCTGTCCTCATCGTGGCATTCCTTTGAGCTTTGGTCGCGTGGTTGAAGACACGATCGAGTGTCCTTATCACGGTTGGAAATTTGATGGCTCAGGTATGTGCACAGAAATTCCTTCTTTGTGCCCTGGACAGGATTTGAATCCGAATAAAATTAAAGTGCGTTCTTATCCTGTGCACGAGGCACAAGGTCTGATCTGGATTTTCATCGGCGATAAAGATTATGACATGAGTAAAGCGCCGCAAATTCCGGTGATGAAAGCTTTTGGCAATGATGTGAAGCCGAAGCTCACTTACGTGGTGAATTTCCCATGTCACGTCGATCATGCGGTGATCGGTTTGATGGATCCTGCGCATGGACCTTACGTGCATAAGAGCTGGTTCTGGCGCTCAGAAAAAACGATGTTGGAAAAACGCAAAAAGTTTGCGCCGGTGAACTACGGCTTCCAAATGGTGCGCCATCAGCCTTCTAAAAATTCGAAGGCTTATAAGATATTAGGTGGAACTCCGACGACCGAGATCACTTTCACTTTACCTTGTATTCGTGTTGAGCATATCGAAGTGGGCCCTCGCAATTTCTATTCTTACACGGCGTTGACTCCGGTTGATGAAAAGAACACGCGTGTGACTCAGCTAGCTTATTGGGATATTCCTTGGTTGACGCTTTTAAAACCAGCGATCAATCAGTTCTCTAAAACTTTCCTGGGTCAAGACATGGATGCGGTGACGAAACAACAAGAAGGATTGAAGTACGATCCAAGCTTGATGTTAATCAAAGACGCCGACACTCAGGCTAAGTGGTATTACTCTTTGAAAACAGAGTATCATGATCACTTAGAACAAAAACGCGACTTCAATCATCCGGTGAAAGAAACAGAACTTCGCTGGAGAAGTTAA
- the folD gene encoding bifunctional methylenetetrahydrofolate dehydrogenase/methenyltetrahydrofolate cyclohydrolase FolD: MLILNGKEVAKEVRSKLSHRVTGFSEKVGRAPHLSVVIVGDDDASHIYVRNKKKACESVGMTSQIIAMPAHTTQLELNAQIKALNNDASVDGILVQFPLPAHLSSDEVLRLVAPEKDSDGLTYASLGYFFAGKPVVKPCTPEGVMTILKHYGISVEGLRAVVVGRSNIVGKPMAQLLTEANATVTLCHSKTKNLSSVVREADLVVVAAGKARLLGREDFKKDAIVIDVGMHHDGPNGKLCGDVRTEELDGWVKAVTPVPGGVGPMTIATLLQNTCLLAEKRAGL, from the coding sequence ATGCTCATTCTTAATGGTAAAGAAGTCGCCAAAGAAGTGCGTTCAAAGCTGTCTCACCGGGTAACGGGATTCTCGGAAAAAGTGGGAAGAGCGCCTCATCTGTCGGTTGTCATTGTCGGCGACGATGATGCCAGCCACATCTACGTCAGAAATAAGAAGAAAGCTTGTGAATCTGTCGGTATGACCTCGCAAATTATCGCGATGCCGGCTCACACCACTCAGCTAGAACTTAATGCGCAAATCAAAGCTTTGAATAATGATGCGTCTGTCGATGGCATCTTGGTGCAGTTTCCTTTACCAGCCCATTTGAGTTCGGATGAGGTTTTGCGATTAGTGGCTCCCGAAAAAGATTCGGACGGTTTAACATATGCGTCTTTGGGATACTTTTTTGCGGGTAAGCCGGTTGTAAAACCCTGCACTCCGGAAGGAGTGATGACGATTCTTAAGCACTACGGAATTTCTGTCGAAGGTCTTCGCGCTGTCGTTGTAGGACGCAGTAATATCGTGGGAAAACCCATGGCGCAGCTTCTGACAGAGGCCAATGCGACCGTGACACTTTGTCATTCGAAAACTAAAAATCTATCCTCGGTAGTACGAGAAGCCGATCTGGTTGTCGTGGCTGCAGGAAAAGCGCGTCTTCTGGGACGTGAAGATTTTAAGAAAGATGCTATTGTCATCGACGTGGGAATGCACCATGATGGACCGAACGGAAAGCTTTGTGGTGACGTGCGCACGGAAGAGCTTGATGGATGGGTGAAAGCGGTCACTCCCGTGCCAGGTGGAGTGGGTCCTATGACCATCGCAACTCTTCTTCAGAACACCTGCCTTCTGGCAGAAAAGCGCGCAGGTCTGTAA
- a CDS encoding Flp family type IVb pilin, whose amino-acid sequence MNANKVLKNKKGQGLIEYLIIVAIVAVGSMAVIKVVGANVGVRFANIANVLGGKAAGTNVQVQEVTESMTKKKDFSNFFDGATNQQSKSKN is encoded by the coding sequence ATGAATGCAAACAAAGTTTTAAAAAATAAAAAAGGCCAGGGCCTAATCGAGTATCTTATCATCGTGGCGATCGTCGCTGTGGGTAGCATGGCGGTGATCAAAGTGGTCGGCGCCAATGTCGGTGTTCGCTTCGCCAATATCGCTAATGTCTTGGGTGGCAAAGCCGCTGGTACAAATGTGCAAGTGCAAGAAGTGACGGAATCCATGACGAAGAAGAAAGACTTCAGCAACTTCTTTGATGGCGCCACAAACCAGCAATCCAAATCTAAAAATTAA